The Allorhodopirellula heiligendammensis genome includes a window with the following:
- a CDS encoding alpha/beta hydrolase — MILIASLPLVSVVGQAQEQNPERPRQGRRGGGFGVPIELGPDDKQTFPDPADSIVKKRDGIPHGKLEMIDYESKAVGTTRKMNIYTPPGYSSEKKYPVLYLLHGIGGDETEWQRFATPDVLLDNLIADGKAVPMIVVMPNGRAQKNDRAEGNVMASAPSFAAFEKDLLDDVIPTIESRYSVQADREHRALAGLSMGGGQSLNFGLSNLDTFAWVGGFSSAPNMKTSEELVPDPEQTKEQLELLWLSCGNKDGLIGFSQRLQRYLTKNGVPHIWNVDSHGHDPTHWRNNLYHFALLLFQQTSADEQPAAAAKSTSD; from the coding sequence TTGATCCTGATCGCCTCGCTTCCCCTCGTCAGTGTCGTCGGGCAAGCGCAGGAGCAAAACCCGGAAAGGCCCCGGCAGGGACGGCGCGGCGGTGGCTTCGGCGTCCCGATTGAACTCGGTCCTGACGACAAGCAAACTTTTCCTGATCCCGCCGACAGTATTGTCAAGAAACGTGACGGCATTCCACACGGCAAGCTGGAAATGATCGACTACGAGTCGAAGGCCGTCGGCACGACTCGTAAGATGAACATCTACACGCCACCGGGATACTCGTCCGAGAAGAAATATCCCGTTCTGTATTTATTGCACGGCATCGGCGGCGATGAAACCGAATGGCAGCGTTTCGCAACACCTGACGTGTTGCTCGACAATCTGATCGCGGATGGGAAAGCCGTTCCGATGATCGTCGTCATGCCCAACGGTCGGGCGCAGAAAAACGATCGTGCCGAGGGCAACGTGATGGCGAGTGCACCTTCTTTCGCAGCCTTTGAGAAAGACTTGCTCGACGACGTCATCCCAACCATCGAGTCTCGCTACTCCGTTCAGGCCGATCGAGAACACCGGGCCCTCGCCGGCTTGTCGATGGGCGGTGGTCAATCGCTGAACTTCGGCCTCTCCAATCTGGACACGTTTGCTTGGGTGGGCGGTTTCTCGTCGGCGCCCAACATGAAGACTTCCGAGGAATTAGTTCCCGATCCCGAACAGACGAAAGAGCAACTGGAACTGCTGTGGCTATCCTGCGGCAACAAGGACGGGCTGATCGGATTCAGCCAGCGCCTGCAGCGCTATCTCACAAAGAACGGGGTACCGCACATCTGGAACGTTGACTCACACGGACACGATCCGACCCACTGGCGCAACAACCTGTACCACTTCGCGCTATTACTCTTTCAACAAACATCCGCTGACGAACAGCCAGCGGCCGCAGCCAAGAGCACCTCAGACTAG
- a CDS encoding NADP-dependent oxidoreductase: MPQARDTNRQVLLNSRPHGAPTPSNFRLENSELPTPADGQVLLRTVYLSLDPYMRGRMSDAPSYAPPVEVGEVMVGGAVCRVEQSRDPNYAEGDWVLANTGWQDYAVSDGKGLIPLGQQLDHPSRSLGVLGMPGFTAYMGLLDIGQPQPGETVVVAAATGAVGSVVGQLAKLKGCRVIGVAGGAKKCKAAVETFGFDECLDHHATDFAQQLTDACSEGIDVYFESVGGKVFDAVLPLLNVKARIPVCGLIAHYNDTHLPAGPDRLPLLMQTFLVRRIKAQGFIIFDDYGPHYGEFLAEMTPWVAEGKVKFIEDVVDGLEHAPDALIGLLEGKNFGKLVVRVGEDGR, encoded by the coding sequence ATGCCACAAGCTCGTGATACCAATCGCCAAGTCCTGTTGAATTCCCGTCCCCATGGAGCTCCCACGCCAAGCAATTTTCGTTTGGAAAACAGTGAATTGCCGACCCCAGCGGATGGGCAAGTTTTATTACGAACGGTTTACCTTTCTCTGGATCCCTACATGCGTGGCCGCATGAGCGACGCACCTTCGTACGCTCCTCCTGTTGAGGTAGGCGAGGTGATGGTTGGCGGCGCCGTCTGTCGCGTCGAGCAGTCGAGGGACCCCAACTATGCGGAAGGCGATTGGGTATTGGCCAACACCGGTTGGCAAGACTATGCGGTATCTGATGGAAAGGGTCTGATACCGCTGGGACAGCAACTGGATCACCCGTCGCGATCGCTGGGTGTACTGGGAATGCCCGGCTTCACCGCGTACATGGGCCTGCTCGACATCGGTCAGCCCCAACCTGGTGAGACAGTCGTCGTTGCTGCGGCAACGGGAGCGGTCGGCTCTGTCGTGGGCCAACTGGCTAAGCTCAAAGGCTGCCGCGTCATCGGAGTTGCAGGGGGAGCAAAGAAATGCAAGGCGGCGGTGGAAACGTTTGGCTTCGATGAATGTCTGGATCACCACGCTACGGATTTCGCCCAACAGCTCACCGACGCCTGCTCCGAAGGCATCGACGTGTACTTCGAAAGTGTGGGTGGGAAAGTGTTCGACGCAGTGCTTCCGCTGCTGAATGTCAAAGCTCGCATCCCAGTTTGCGGGTTGATCGCCCACTATAATGACACCCATCTACCGGCCGGGCCGGACCGACTGCCTTTGTTGATGCAAACGTTCTTGGTGCGTCGCATCAAGGCGCAGGGATTTATTATCTTTGACGATTATGGGCCTCACTACGGAGAGTTCCTCGCCGAGATGACCCCCTGGGTCGCCGAGGGTAAGGTTAAGTTCATCGAAGATGTGGTCGATGGGCTCGAGCATGCTCCAGACGCATTGATCGGCCTGCTCGAAGGTAAAAACTTCGGCAAACTGGTCGTTCGCGTTGGTGAAGACGGTCGCTAA
- a CDS encoding mannitol dehydrogenase family protein gives MNPPLPLSEKILSRLPSEIVRPTYDRSRVKTGIVHVGVGGFHRSHEAFYTDRLLQSENASEWGICGVGLRDADRKMATLLKQQDYLYTLLVKDSDGNIESRVIGSIVDYMMGCDDPAAVIDRMAHPETKIVSLTITEGGYNVDAETGEFDTSNPDAQHDVRNPSQPRLVFGFLTAALQKRRKSGLPPFTIQSCDNIQHNGDLTRKMLVGFARLQDEELAGWIERDVSFPNAMVDRITPVTTEADIEYLRSQYNLRDDWPVVCEPFCQWVVEDCFSNGRPNWQDVGVQFVPDVSPYEKMKLRLLNAGHSVLGILGSVFGYQTIDECVGDDLFRSYLRQFFDREATPVLDDVEGIDLDEYKATLIQRFGNPNIRDHLARICLESSSKLPVFLIPTIRENLARGGSIQYAAFVVATWCYYSDKQADRHGQQLDVKDAFKSELHRAATATSENRLSFLKFKPVFGDLAENERFAKTYTEMIDRVYRTPDVTKHMRAIMANEIGS, from the coding sequence ATGAATCCACCGCTGCCCTTGAGCGAGAAAATCCTTTCGCGTCTCCCCAGTGAGATCGTGCGTCCGACGTACGACCGCAGCCGAGTGAAGACGGGAATTGTTCATGTGGGCGTTGGAGGATTCCATCGCTCGCACGAAGCCTTTTATACCGATCGTTTGCTGCAGTCCGAAAATGCTTCAGAGTGGGGGATTTGTGGCGTCGGGCTGCGTGATGCAGACCGCAAAATGGCCACGCTCCTCAAACAGCAAGATTACCTTTACACGCTGCTTGTCAAAGATTCCGATGGCAATATTGAATCGCGGGTCATCGGGTCCATCGTCGATTACATGATGGGGTGCGACGACCCGGCAGCGGTCATTGACCGCATGGCCCATCCTGAAACGAAAATCGTTTCGTTGACGATCACCGAGGGTGGATACAACGTCGACGCCGAAACCGGGGAATTCGACACATCGAATCCTGATGCCCAACACGACGTTAGAAATCCATCGCAACCCCGGCTGGTCTTTGGGTTCCTGACGGCGGCGTTACAGAAACGTCGAAAAAGTGGACTGCCACCGTTCACGATTCAATCTTGCGATAACATACAACACAATGGTGACTTAACGCGGAAAATGCTTGTCGGTTTCGCTCGGTTGCAAGACGAGGAATTAGCTGGCTGGATCGAGCGTGATGTTAGCTTTCCCAATGCGATGGTCGATCGTATCACACCAGTGACAACGGAGGCCGACATCGAGTACCTGCGATCTCAGTACAACCTGCGTGATGACTGGCCGGTTGTTTGCGAACCGTTCTGCCAGTGGGTTGTCGAGGACTGCTTCTCAAACGGCCGCCCCAATTGGCAAGACGTCGGCGTGCAATTTGTTCCCGATGTTTCGCCATACGAAAAGATGAAACTGCGTCTGCTCAATGCGGGGCACTCGGTCTTAGGCATTCTCGGCAGTGTGTTCGGGTACCAAACGATCGACGAGTGCGTTGGCGATGACCTCTTCCGTAGCTACCTCCGGCAGTTCTTCGACAGAGAGGCAACTCCCGTGCTCGATGACGTCGAGGGTATTGATCTCGACGAGTACAAAGCGACGTTGATCCAGAGATTTGGCAATCCAAACATTCGCGACCACTTAGCCCGAATTTGCTTAGAGAGTTCGAGCAAGTTGCCGGTCTTCTTAATTCCGACGATCCGCGAGAACCTTGCTCGCGGTGGCAGCATTCAATACGCAGCGTTCGTTGTGGCAACCTGGTGCTACTACAGCGACAAACAGGCTGATCGTCACGGCCAGCAGCTTGATGTGAAGGACGCGTTCAAAAGCGAGTTGCACCGCGCAGCGACCGCAACCAGTGAAAATCGTCTATCGTTTCTAAAATTCAAACCTGTGTTCGGTGACTTGGCTGAAAATGAGCGTTTTGCAAAGACCTACACTGAGATGATCGACCGAGTTTATCGCACCCCCGATGTTACGAAACACATGCGAGCAATCATGGCCAATGAAATTGGATCCTGA
- a CDS encoding purine-cytosine permease family protein, which translates to MTDRSDTLAISEINPEQLPVADHELHGWTHFAGLYAGEHVAATEFVIGATFVALGASTKDILIGLLIGNILAILSWTLITTPIAVQTRLSLYTYLHKIAGDSMSNLYNWANVLIFTVISAAMITVSCTAVRLLLGIPAQLQWYPTDGLFVLVVFAVGMIVVLVAMFGFNAVAEFSGLCGPWLVVMFVSGAFALFPALCDAVLGRTQLTGFADFIAIGDQSIWTGTNSDGKPGIGLLEVIGFAWAANTITHFGLIDMALLRYAKKTVYGLCTSAGMLFGHYIAWIAAGIMGAGTAVLMKSTIVELDPGDVAYRALGLSGYVIVIIAGWTTANANLYRAGLAAQAIFHNHSRMRVTFAVGVVTVVIACFPFVYKQILPLLTYAGLLVVPVGGIVFAEHVIFPRIGLTRYWVKYKGLTHSTPAVASWALGLVFGFGLNYLQVMSFFYLFVPTWAFTIVVYTVLASRYGASESYPVEEAAERDRDVAIKEYQTQQALSQGTHVDDDSAMSKALRVVSWSALAATLILASVVMFASPDMIAYERNVAVFYTWGFVSTIVYFVSAYWALQRTKKHNQVLP; encoded by the coding sequence ATGACCGACAGAAGCGATACCCTCGCGATATCCGAAATCAATCCTGAGCAGCTACCGGTCGCTGACCACGAACTCCATGGGTGGACACATTTTGCGGGACTATACGCGGGCGAGCACGTCGCTGCGACTGAGTTTGTTATCGGCGCCACCTTCGTTGCGCTGGGGGCGTCGACGAAGGACATTCTAATCGGGCTTTTGATTGGCAATATACTGGCAATTCTCAGCTGGACTCTGATTACGACGCCGATTGCTGTTCAGACGCGTTTGAGTCTCTACACGTATCTTCACAAGATCGCTGGAGATTCGATGAGCAATTTGTACAACTGGGCAAATGTGCTCATCTTCACAGTGATCTCAGCGGCCATGATTACGGTCTCGTGCACCGCCGTGCGACTGTTGCTGGGCATCCCGGCGCAATTGCAATGGTATCCCACCGACGGGTTATTCGTCCTGGTTGTCTTCGCTGTGGGCATGATCGTCGTGCTCGTTGCCATGTTCGGGTTCAATGCCGTCGCCGAATTTTCAGGGCTGTGCGGGCCTTGGTTGGTCGTGATGTTTGTCAGCGGTGCGTTTGCTCTCTTTCCCGCGCTCTGTGACGCTGTGCTGGGTCGGACTCAATTAACAGGTTTCGCCGATTTCATCGCAATTGGCGACCAATCCATCTGGACGGGCACCAACAGTGACGGCAAACCTGGAATCGGTTTACTCGAGGTGATTGGTTTCGCTTGGGCAGCCAACACGATCACCCACTTTGGTCTGATCGATATGGCATTGTTGCGATATGCCAAAAAAACCGTCTACGGACTTTGCACCAGTGCCGGGATGTTGTTCGGCCACTATATCGCCTGGATCGCGGCGGGCATCATGGGTGCAGGCACGGCGGTACTGATGAAATCGACCATCGTCGAACTGGACCCAGGCGACGTCGCCTATCGAGCATTGGGCTTATCGGGTTACGTGATCGTGATTATCGCCGGATGGACAACCGCCAATGCGAACCTCTATCGAGCGGGCTTGGCGGCACAAGCGATTTTTCACAACCATTCGCGAATGCGGGTGACCTTTGCCGTGGGCGTCGTAACCGTTGTGATCGCCTGCTTTCCCTTTGTCTATAAACAAATATTGCCGCTGCTGACTTACGCGGGACTGCTTGTCGTTCCTGTAGGCGGAATCGTGTTCGCGGAGCATGTCATCTTTCCGCGGATTGGTCTGACCCGATATTGGGTGAAGTATAAAGGGCTCACGCACAGCACTCCGGCGGTGGCATCATGGGCGTTGGGTTTGGTGTTTGGGTTTGGGCTCAATTACCTGCAGGTCATGTCGTTTTTCTACCTATTCGTGCCAACCTGGGCGTTCACGATCGTTGTCTATACGGTTCTTGCGAGCCGATACGGGGCGAGCGAAAGCTACCCGGTGGAGGAGGCGGCCGAGCGGGATAGAGATGTTGCCATCAAAGAATATCAAACACAGCAAGCCCTCTCCCAAGGCACCCACGTTGACGATGATTCAGCCATGTCCAAAGCATTGCGAGTCGTCAGTTGGAGTGCACTCGCAGCAACCCTGATCTTGGCTTCGGTAGTGATGTTCGCCAGCCCGGACATGATTGCCTACGAGCGCAACGTTGCCGTTTTCTACACGTGGGGCTTTGTTTCGACGATCGTCTATTTCGTCTCTGCCTACTGGGCACTGCAACGAACGAAAAAACATAATCAGGTGCTACCATGA
- a CDS encoding NAD(P)H-binding protein encodes MTIIAVTAASGQLGSEIVNAVVDIVGRENLVGLARTPSNAESLGIEIRPGDYESPQDLQRSLEGVGSVLLVSGMAAPDRRVTQHRNVIQAASRAGVSKIVYTSIQGAEENTAFSPIVQSNRQTEDDVRSSGLQWVIGRNGIYMEPDVDYIETYRQRGEIANCAGEGLCGYTTRRQLAFAYARMLTEPKHHANTYNLHGVANPDRLSYQVNVTQTLSRKQTVRSP; translated from the coding sequence ATGACAATCATCGCAGTGACGGCTGCCAGTGGTCAGCTTGGTTCGGAGATCGTCAACGCCGTAGTCGACATTGTTGGTCGCGAGAACTTGGTCGGGCTTGCCCGGACGCCAAGCAATGCTGAGTCACTCGGTATTGAAATTCGTCCCGGCGACTACGAGTCTCCACAGGATTTGCAAAGATCTCTCGAGGGTGTGGGGTCGGTGCTACTCGTCTCCGGAATGGCCGCACCTGACAGACGAGTCACGCAGCACCGCAACGTGATCCAGGCGGCATCGCGGGCAGGGGTGAGCAAGATCGTCTACACCAGCATCCAAGGTGCCGAGGAGAACACGGCGTTCTCCCCAATCGTTCAGAGCAATCGACAGACTGAAGATGATGTTCGCAGCAGCGGTCTCCAATGGGTGATTGGTCGCAACGGCATCTACATGGAACCCGACGTCGACTATATCGAGACATACCGGCAACGCGGTGAAATCGCAAACTGTGCTGGCGAGGGTTTGTGCGGCTATACGACGCGTCGCCAGTTGGCTTTCGCTTACGCACGAATGCTAACTGAACCGAAGCACCACGCGAACACTTACAATCTGCATGGCGTCGCAAACCCTGATAGACTGAGCTACCAAGTCAACGTCACCCAGACGCTTTCTCGCAAGCAAACTGTGCGAAGTCCATGA
- a CDS encoding dockerin type I domain-containing protein, whose translation MSRKPRRHRSWRRRLRAENLETRQLLAANIFHNAAVPEDVNEDGIVSAVDALTIINEMNRQTDDGEGLEIDGGDSMELARGRRTDVNNDGRQSALDALMVINHLSRAPDGIGASPLGPGNGPDQSGPDQSGPDPTTEDPTTDKPTASEQSVDTVLNWNDVFGEVLADSVENQNPGYASRSYAILNLAIFDAVAIASGNSEGTFYDHEGDYEGEIVVSETDISAEMAATGAAYTVLSELYPDQQTQLDAALENSLATLSSSDDSFVSLALGEEVASRILALRVDDGSQTVGEYTYTRRVSLRIERG comes from the coding sequence TTGTCTCGAAAGCCCCGCAGGCATAGGTCCTGGCGACGAAGACTGCGGGCTGAGAATCTGGAAACCCGGCAACTTCTAGCAGCGAATATTTTTCATAACGCGGCGGTACCTGAAGACGTCAACGAAGACGGGATTGTCTCGGCTGTGGATGCCCTGACCATTATCAATGAAATGAATCGCCAAACCGACGACGGTGAAGGACTTGAGATCGATGGTGGAGACAGTATGGAGCTCGCTCGCGGTCGCAGGACCGACGTCAATAATGACGGTCGCCAGTCCGCGCTCGACGCATTGATGGTCATCAATCATCTCAGTCGCGCGCCCGATGGAATTGGTGCATCGCCACTGGGTCCCGGAAACGGCCCTGATCAATCGGGCCCTGATCAATCGGGTCCTGATCCCACCACGGAGGATCCGACGACCGACAAGCCCACGGCGTCCGAGCAAAGCGTGGACACCGTGCTTAATTGGAACGATGTCTTCGGTGAAGTGCTCGCCGACAGCGTGGAGAATCAAAACCCCGGCTACGCGTCGCGATCCTATGCGATCCTCAATTTAGCGATCTTCGATGCGGTCGCCATCGCCTCGGGAAATTCCGAGGGCACTTTCTATGACCACGAGGGTGACTATGAGGGCGAGATCGTCGTTTCTGAAACCGACATATCGGCAGAAATGGCCGCCACGGGAGCGGCCTACACAGTGCTCAGTGAGTTGTATCCTGATCAGCAAACCCAACTCGATGCTGCGCTCGAGAATTCTCTCGCTACGTTGTCTTCGAGCGATGATTCATTTGTGAGTTTAGCGTTGGGTGAGGAAGTGGCCAGCCGAATTTTGGCGCTCCGTGTCGACGATGGTTCGCAGACGGTTGGGGAATACACGTACACTCGGCGAGTTTCGCTACGAATTGAACGAGGCTGA
- a CDS encoding SdrD B-like domain-containing protein, protein MKGSRSQAGPKRPIGETSGVEGIDVELLDGDGNVVAQTSTNADGKYSFDSITDAGAYQVQIATSDAWMVLGEDRIDVLLSAANENVRRINFHVRLT, encoded by the coding sequence TTGAAAGGCTCTCGTTCCCAAGCCGGTCCCAAACGTCCAATCGGAGAAACGTCAGGAGTCGAAGGTATCGACGTAGAGTTGCTCGACGGCGACGGGAACGTGGTCGCACAGACCTCAACCAACGCCGATGGCAAGTATTCGTTTGACTCAATTACCGATGCGGGAGCCTATCAAGTGCAGATCGCCACGTCGGACGCATGGATGGTTCTTGGCGAAGACCGCATTGACGTTCTCCTCTCGGCAGCCAATGAAAACGTCCGAAGGATCAATTTTCACGTCAGGCTGACATAG
- a CDS encoding DUF1559 domain-containing protein, producing the protein MKIEKKRPRSGFTLVELLVVIAIIGVLVGLLLPAVQAAREAARRMSCSNNFKQIGLGIHNYHSAYSKIPANGIGTVSEPRVGTAWWSSHAGVNNRRASTLVGILPFVEQQAIWNVISNPYDDGNGNVFQAMGPTPDNIDYRPWTLEIPTYRCPSDPGVGLPSLGRTNYAACLGDSTWQVHVGPWAGHRQEPAPSNRMQWMQASSRGFFRPFDYRGKFRDTLDGLSNTIAMGEIVTYLGNSDARAVLPNDGSMLGNNSGSMAAIRDNPSACDTFVDPERPRFWLNGGSRETRGRGYRWADAKIMFTGCFTISPPNSVYCSRHNGDDLAGTAPMSSQHQGGCNVLMADGAVKFITDSIEAGNRSAGNVWHNGTGIQAPGRQSPYGLWGALGTRASRELIDEAF; encoded by the coding sequence ATGAAAATCGAAAAAAAGCGTCCTCGTTCGGGCTTTACGTTAGTCGAGCTACTTGTTGTGATCGCCATCATCGGCGTGTTGGTAGGGTTGCTGCTGCCGGCGGTTCAAGCCGCTCGAGAAGCGGCGCGGCGAATGAGTTGCAGCAATAATTTCAAGCAGATTGGCTTAGGCATTCACAATTATCACTCCGCCTACAGCAAAATTCCAGCCAATGGGATCGGAACCGTTTCGGAGCCCCGGGTGGGGACAGCGTGGTGGTCGAGCCACGCTGGGGTCAACAACCGGCGGGCGAGCACCTTGGTTGGCATTCTCCCTTTCGTTGAGCAGCAAGCGATCTGGAATGTAATTTCCAATCCCTACGACGACGGAAATGGCAATGTCTTTCAGGCAATGGGACCGACCCCCGACAATATTGACTATCGGCCTTGGACCCTCGAGATACCGACCTATCGATGCCCGAGTGACCCGGGTGTTGGACTGCCCTCGCTCGGGCGTACCAACTACGCCGCTTGCCTCGGTGATAGCACCTGGCAGGTGCATGTCGGCCCCTGGGCTGGTCATCGGCAGGAACCAGCACCGAGCAATCGCATGCAGTGGATGCAAGCAAGCTCGCGAGGATTCTTTCGCCCATTTGACTATCGCGGCAAATTCCGTGACACGCTCGACGGGCTCTCCAATACCATTGCGATGGGTGAGATCGTCACCTACCTAGGCAATAGCGATGCTCGTGCAGTGCTGCCCAACGACGGATCGATGCTGGGAAACAACAGTGGCTCGATGGCAGCTATCCGTGACAATCCAAGTGCCTGCGACACATTTGTTGATCCGGAAAGGCCTCGGTTCTGGCTCAATGGTGGTTCTCGTGAGACGCGCGGTCGTGGCTACCGCTGGGCTGATGCAAAGATCATGTTCACCGGATGTTTCACCATTTCGCCCCCCAACAGCGTTTATTGCAGTCGTCATAATGGAGACGATTTGGCGGGTACAGCTCCCATGTCGAGCCAGCACCAAGGGGGATGCAATGTGCTCATGGCCGACGGCGCGGTGAAGTTCATCACTGACTCCATTGAGGCTGGCAACCGCAGCGCCGGTAACGTGTGGCATAACGGTACCGGAATCCAAGCTCCAGGGCGTCAAAGTCCCTATGGATTATGGGGTGCCCTCGGAACTCGCGCGAGTCGAGAATTGATCGACGAAGCGTTCTAG
- a CDS encoding ThuA domain-containing protein, protein MKIRSWLALSCGLAWLVCSCLAGAEMAAAQTAEPKLKALIVDGQNNHHVWPKSTIMIRQYLEETDLFEVDVVRTQFTWNGKREKDFLPLAGAGETQDLPAPKRDPEFSPPFSQYDVIISNFGNNAADWPEPTQRALEDYLRNGGGFVSVHAADNSFGQWTEYNKMIGLGGWGGRDQDSGEYVYYSNDGELTRDASPGGVGSHGPQNNILVTVRDTDHPIMSGLPESWLTAKDECYAKLRGPAENMTILATGKDQSGRAPTDRHEPILMVVDYGKGRVFHTTLGHDSYSCEGVDFIVTLTRGCEWAATGKVTQSLPGDFPDAGNSVSRPFKLKTESRQ, encoded by the coding sequence ATGAAAATTCGCTCCTGGTTGGCGCTGAGCTGTGGACTGGCGTGGTTAGTGTGTAGTTGTCTGGCTGGTGCTGAGATGGCCGCTGCCCAAACAGCGGAACCAAAATTAAAAGCGTTGATTGTCGACGGCCAAAACAATCACCATGTATGGCCCAAATCGACAATCATGATTCGGCAGTACTTGGAAGAAACAGACCTGTTTGAAGTCGATGTCGTCCGCACTCAGTTCACGTGGAATGGAAAGCGGGAAAAAGATTTTCTGCCATTGGCGGGAGCCGGAGAAACGCAAGATCTGCCGGCCCCCAAGCGGGACCCGGAGTTCTCGCCACCGTTTTCTCAATATGATGTCATCATCTCGAATTTTGGTAACAACGCGGCGGACTGGCCTGAACCGACCCAGCGGGCTCTCGAAGACTACCTGCGCAACGGCGGCGGGTTTGTTTCGGTGCACGCGGCGGACAACTCATTTGGTCAATGGACCGAGTACAACAAAATGATCGGCCTTGGCGGTTGGGGCGGCCGCGACCAGGACTCGGGGGAATACGTCTATTACTCAAACGATGGAGAGCTGACCCGGGACGCATCACCGGGCGGGGTCGGATCCCACGGTCCGCAGAACAATATCCTGGTCACTGTCCGTGACACCGATCATCCGATTATGTCCGGGCTGCCTGAAAGCTGGCTGACGGCGAAGGACGAGTGCTATGCTAAACTCCGAGGTCCCGCAGAGAATATGACGATTCTGGCAACAGGCAAGGATCAATCAGGGCGTGCACCGACTGACCGTCATGAACCGATACTGATGGTGGTCGACTACGGCAAAGGACGCGTTTTTCATACGACATTGGGCCATGACTCCTACTCATGCGAGGGCGTTGACTTCATCGTTACATTGACGCGTGGTTGCGAATGGGCCGCCACCGGCAAAGTCACTCAATCACTGCCGGGTGACTTTCCCGATGCAGGCAACTCCGTCAGCCGTCCCTTTAAACTGAAGACAGAGTCACGGCAATAA
- a CDS encoding alpha/beta hydrolase family protein, whose translation MLLVCRSIVVILALAATVAVAQQPPYDVFPVAEPPYYRVRYEASDQPGKLSFAVSYTVWIPAGVQTLRGVVVHQHGCGEGSCKSGLTGAYDLHWQALAKKHGCALLSPSYEQPQDADCQMWCDPRNGSAAAFERGLVELGKMCGHPELAAAPLALWGHSGGGHWCGGLVMMQPERVAAAWLRSGVPLLDAEPDRDKIRPHSVPDAALRVPMMCNLGTKEGVSVKGGRFANTWPANLAFFREVRGSGGLLGIAIDPLTAHECGNSRYLAIPWLDKCLELRLPIHHGEALRMISPDGAWLTEPIGTTATPASQFDGDRLTMGWLPDESIANAWMQFCKDTNVSDPSPPPAPTGVEVDGQQLRWHAEADSESGLSKFIVMRDGKPLADVTGRGKNPFGRQLFQNLQYSDTPTQPLEKMEFTDATAVGETHQYEIITVNTVGLQSTPTAAVRLSK comes from the coding sequence ATGCTGCTCGTCTGTAGATCGATTGTCGTTATTCTTGCACTAGCTGCAACTGTCGCCGTTGCGCAGCAGCCTCCCTATGATGTATTCCCAGTAGCCGAACCGCCGTACTATCGCGTTCGGTACGAAGCGTCGGACCAGCCTGGGAAATTGAGCTTCGCGGTCAGTTACACCGTCTGGATTCCAGCGGGTGTGCAGACGCTTCGTGGCGTCGTCGTGCATCAGCATGGCTGTGGAGAGGGTTCGTGCAAATCAGGCTTGACGGGAGCCTACGATTTGCACTGGCAAGCTCTGGCGAAAAAGCATGGTTGTGCCTTGCTGTCTCCGTCCTACGAACAGCCCCAGGACGCAGACTGCCAGATGTGGTGTGATCCACGAAATGGTTCCGCCGCGGCGTTTGAGCGGGGGCTTGTCGAGCTTGGCAAGATGTGTGGTCATCCTGAACTCGCCGCTGCACCACTTGCTCTTTGGGGGCATAGTGGCGGCGGACACTGGTGTGGGGGATTGGTGATGATGCAGCCCGAGCGAGTTGCCGCGGCCTGGCTGCGGTCGGGTGTGCCGCTGTTGGATGCCGAACCCGATCGAGACAAGATCCGACCGCACTCGGTTCCAGACGCTGCACTGCGAGTGCCTATGATGTGCAATCTGGGGACAAAAGAAGGCGTGAGTGTGAAAGGAGGCCGGTTCGCCAACACATGGCCCGCTAACCTTGCATTCTTCAGAGAGGTGCGGGGCAGCGGCGGATTGTTGGGCATCGCGATTGACCCGCTCACGGCACACGAGTGCGGAAACTCTCGCTATCTGGCAATTCCTTGGCTTGATAAGTGTCTTGAGCTGCGGCTGCCGATCCATCATGGCGAAGCATTGCGAATGATTTCGCCCGACGGCGCCTGGCTCACCGAGCCGATCGGAACTACCGCGACGCCAGCATCGCAGTTCGATGGCGATCGACTTACCATGGGCTGGTTGCCGGATGAAAGTATCGCCAATGCATGGATGCAATTCTGCAAGGATACGAACGTCAGCGATCCCTCTCCGCCGCCCGCTCCCACGGGTGTTGAGGTCGACGGTCAACAGTTGCGCTGGCACGCGGAGGCCGACAGCGAAAGCGGACTTTCCAAGTTCATCGTAATGCGAGACGGAAAACCCCTCGCCGACGTCACGGGCAGGGGCAAGAACCCTTTTGGTCGGCAGTTATTTCAGAATTTGCAGTACAGCGATACGCCTACCCAGCCGCTTGAAAAAATGGAATTCACCGACGCAACCGCCGTCGGCGAGACGCATCAATACGAGATCATCACGGTCAACACCGTGGGTTTGCAATCAACGCCCACCGCCGCAGTACGACTCTCGAAGTGA